A genomic stretch from Thermomonospora umbrina includes:
- a CDS encoding Gfo/Idh/MocA family protein, translated as MRIGLAGAGRIGARHAETLRTLPGVDALVLADADPERARALGALLSARSGVAGAASGTTGAAAGAAGRGEGSPDTPRDASRRGGVAGGASTGGVGTAAGRARGAAGAEGAGGVARAAGRPVGAAGGAEIVVEEAVDALFAPGAGLDGLVVAAATDAHADLVVRAVRAGMPVFCEKPLAGDLSGTVQVLAAIGDAPVQVGFQRRFDAGHRAVREAVASGRLGWIHTLRSCTFDPAPPPREYVPGSGGLFRDCGVHDYDAIRYVTGREVLQVMAVGANRGDAYFGEFGDVDTATALLVLDDGTVATASASRYNAAGYDVRLEVFGSKDGVVAGLDEHTPLTPVGAPGPAAPYSGFLERFADAYDAELAAFVELAAGRRDNPCPPAQALEAFLVAEACDLSRRRGGPVTIAEVRERAGIR; from the coding sequence ATGAGGATCGGGCTGGCAGGAGCGGGACGCATAGGGGCGCGCCACGCGGAGACCCTGCGGACCCTGCCCGGAGTCGACGCGCTGGTCCTGGCCGACGCCGACCCGGAACGCGCCCGCGCCCTCGGCGCCCTGCTGTCCGCCCGCTCCGGCGTCGCCGGTGCGGCGAGTGGGACGACGGGCGCTGCCGCCGGCGCGGCGGGCCGAGGCGAGGGCTCGCCCGACACCCCGAGGGATGCGAGCCGCCGAGGGGGCGTGGCCGGGGGCGCGAGCACCGGTGGCGTCGGGACCGCCGCGGGCCGCGCCAGGGGCGCGGCCGGGGCCGAGGGCGCGGGCGGCGTCGCGAGGGCGGCCGGCCGCCCTGTGGGCGCGGCGGGCGGTGCGGAGATCGTGGTGGAGGAGGCGGTGGACGCCCTGTTCGCCCCGGGTGCCGGGTTGGACGGGCTGGTCGTGGCCGCCGCCACGGACGCGCACGCGGACCTGGTGGTGCGGGCGGTCCGGGCCGGGATGCCGGTGTTCTGTGAGAAGCCCCTCGCCGGCGACCTTTCTGGAACGGTCCAAGTGCTGGCGGCCATCGGGGACGCGCCCGTTCAGGTCGGCTTCCAGCGACGGTTCGACGCCGGGCACCGGGCCGTGCGGGAGGCGGTGGCCTCCGGCCGGCTGGGCTGGATCCACACGCTGCGGTCCTGCACGTTCGACCCCGCGCCGCCGCCCCGGGAGTACGTGCCCGGCTCCGGCGGGCTGTTCCGCGACTGCGGGGTCCACGACTACGACGCGATCCGCTACGTCACCGGACGCGAGGTGCTCCAGGTGATGGCCGTGGGGGCCAACAGGGGCGACGCCTACTTCGGTGAGTTCGGGGACGTGGACACCGCCACGGCCCTGCTCGTGCTGGACGACGGCACCGTCGCCACCGCGTCCGCCTCCCGCTACAACGCCGCCGGTTACGACGTCCGGCTGGAGGTCTTCGGCTCCAAGGACGGGGTCGTCGCCGGCCTCGACGAGCACACCCCCCTCACCCCCGTGGGCGCTCCCGGTCCCGCCGCCCCGTACAGCGGCTTCCTGGAGCGCTTCGCCGACGCCTACGACGCCGAGTTGGCCGCCTTCGTCGAGCTGGCGGCGGGGCGGCGGGACAACCCGTGCCCGCCCGCGCAGGCCCTGGAGGCGTTCCTCGTGGCGGAGGCGTGCGACCTGTCCCGCCGAAGGGGCGGGCCGGTGACGATCGCCGAGGTCCGTGAGCGCGCGGGGATCCGGTGA
- a CDS encoding GntR family transcriptional regulator: MGDAQVRVDRNSPVPLYFQVSQQLEAAIRDGTLPPGSRLANEVALAERWGLSRPTVRQAIAHLVDMGLLVRKRGVGTQVVQPQVRRPIELTSLYDDLAAAGQEPRTEVLECTRVPADEDVARELALQPGADVLRLRRLRLTGDEPLALMTNHLPAGLLELTPEALADNGLYATLRAAGINLRIAHQTIGARPATSAEARFLDEHRGTPLLTMTRTAFDDKGSAVEYGSHVYRATRYSFTLTLVER, from the coding sequence GTGGGGGACGCCCAGGTCAGGGTGGATCGCAACAGCCCTGTTCCGCTGTACTTCCAGGTGTCCCAGCAACTGGAGGCCGCCATCCGCGACGGCACGCTCCCCCCGGGATCCCGGCTGGCCAACGAGGTCGCGCTGGCCGAGCGCTGGGGGCTGTCGCGCCCGACCGTGCGGCAGGCCATCGCGCACCTGGTCGACATGGGCCTGCTGGTGCGCAAGCGCGGCGTCGGCACGCAGGTGGTGCAGCCCCAGGTGCGCCGGCCCATCGAGCTGACCAGCCTCTACGACGACCTGGCGGCGGCCGGGCAGGAGCCCCGCACCGAGGTCCTGGAGTGCACCCGCGTTCCCGCCGACGAGGACGTCGCCCGGGAGCTGGCGCTGCAGCCCGGAGCCGACGTCCTGCGGCTGCGGCGGCTGCGCCTGACCGGGGACGAGCCGCTCGCCCTGATGACCAACCACCTGCCGGCGGGGCTGCTGGAGCTGACACCCGAGGCCCTGGCCGACAACGGCCTGTACGCGACGCTGCGGGCCGCCGGGATCAACCTGCGGATCGCCCACCAGACCATCGGCGCGCGTCCGGCCACCTCGGCCGAGGCCAGGTTCCTGGACGAGCACCGGGGCACGCCGCTGCTCACCATGACCCGTACGGCGTTCGACGACAAGGGCTCGGCGGTCGAGTACGGCAGTCACGTTTACCGGGCCACCCGTTATTCCTTCACCCTCACGCTCGTGGAGCGCTGA
- a CDS encoding VanZ family protein — MLASAEPPTTAPHDRSPLRHGIVLVLRALGVLIALGVLGVFSYYAARLTLSPVEDNGQAGGNTDPGDSLRFYLDRPGPDALRQLGGNLALLAPLGVLLPVVFTRLRGPLRLALIGALLSLAIETVQGAVVLGRAFDVDDVILNTAGVVLAYLVAGRWISRLVRGAD, encoded by the coding sequence GTGCTCGCGTCGGCCGAACCCCCCACGACCGCCCCCCACGACCGCAGCCCCCTCCGGCACGGGATCGTTCTCGTGCTCCGAGCGCTCGGAGTGCTGATCGCGCTCGGCGTGCTCGGCGTCTTCTCGTACTACGCGGCGCGTCTGACCCTGAGCCCCGTCGAGGACAACGGCCAGGCCGGCGGCAACACCGACCCCGGCGACTCGCTGCGCTTCTACCTCGACCGCCCCGGCCCGGACGCGCTCCGCCAACTCGGCGGCAACCTCGCCCTACTGGCCCCGCTGGGCGTGCTGCTGCCCGTGGTCTTCACCCGGCTGCGCGGGCCGCTGCGGCTGGCGCTGATCGGCGCCCTGCTGTCGCTGGCGATCGAGACCGTGCAGGGCGCCGTGGTCCTGGGTCGGGCGTTCGACGTGGACGACGTGATCCTCAACACCGCCGGGGTCGTCCTGGCGTACCTGGTGGCGGGTCGATGGATCTCCCGTCTCGTGCGCGGCGCCGACTGA
- the lon gene encoding endopeptidase La, protein MSETLTLPVLPLDDEVVLPGMVVPLDLSDGEVRAAVEAARAVERTRGPGIRSAGKPRVLLVPRVDGRYAAVGTLGVIEQEGRLPGGGPGAVVRGVARVRIGTGTTGPGAALWVEGAQVAVPAAGARAEELAKEYKGLVSAILQQRGAWQVVDVVQQIDDPSALADNAGYAPYLSTEQKVEVLETPDVVERLELVIGWARDHLAEVDVAETIRKDVQEGMEKQQREFLLRQQLAAVRKELAELNGDPADEEDDYRARIEAADLPEKVREAALKEVDKLERASDASPESGWIRTWLDTVLDIPWNERTEDAYDIAGARAILDADHAGLDDVKERIIEYLAVRKRRTDRGLGVVGGRRSGAVLALTGPPGVGKTSLGESVARAMGRKFVRVALGGVRDEAEIRGHRRTYVGALPGRIVRAIRESGSMNPVVLLDEIDKVGADYRGDPTAALLEVLDPAQNHTFRDHYLEVELDLSDVLFLATANVLESIPGPLLDRMELVELDGYTEDEKITIARDHLLPRQLEKAGLEPNEATFDEAALRLLAGEYTREAGVRSLERAIARVLRKVTANVALETSALPVEIGAADLKEYLGRPRFTPEIALGESERRTGVPGVATGLAVTGTGGDVLYIEASLADPETGDTGVTLTGQLGDVMKESARIALSYLRSRGAELELPVGDLKDRGVHVHVPAGAVPKDGPSAGVTMTTALASLLSGRLVRSDVAMTGEVSLTGRVLPIGGVKQKLLAAHRAGITTVLIPKRNEPDLDDVPADVLEQLTVFAVSDVREVLELALEPATQAVVAA, encoded by the coding sequence ATGAGCGAGACCCTGACGCTGCCGGTGCTGCCCCTGGACGACGAGGTCGTGCTCCCCGGGATGGTCGTGCCGCTGGATCTGTCGGACGGTGAGGTGCGGGCCGCCGTGGAGGCGGCGCGGGCCGTCGAGCGGACGCGGGGGCCGGGCATCCGGTCGGCGGGCAAGCCCCGGGTGCTGCTGGTGCCGCGGGTGGACGGGCGGTACGCCGCCGTGGGCACCCTCGGAGTGATCGAGCAGGAGGGCCGGCTGCCCGGCGGCGGGCCCGGCGCGGTGGTGCGCGGTGTGGCGCGCGTTCGGATCGGGACCGGGACCACCGGGCCGGGGGCCGCCCTGTGGGTGGAGGGCGCGCAGGTCGCCGTCCCGGCGGCCGGGGCGCGGGCCGAGGAGCTGGCCAAGGAGTACAAGGGCCTGGTGAGCGCCATCCTCCAGCAGCGCGGCGCCTGGCAGGTGGTGGACGTCGTCCAGCAGATCGACGACCCGTCGGCGCTGGCCGACAACGCCGGCTACGCCCCGTACCTGTCCACCGAGCAGAAGGTGGAGGTGCTGGAGACCCCGGACGTGGTCGAGCGGTTGGAGCTGGTGATCGGCTGGGCGCGCGACCACCTGGCCGAGGTGGACGTGGCCGAGACCATCCGCAAGGACGTTCAGGAGGGGATGGAGAAGCAGCAGCGGGAGTTCCTGCTGCGGCAGCAGTTGGCCGCCGTCCGCAAGGAGCTGGCGGAGCTGAACGGCGACCCGGCCGACGAGGAGGACGACTACCGGGCGCGCATCGAGGCCGCCGATCTCCCCGAGAAGGTCCGCGAGGCCGCGCTCAAGGAGGTCGACAAGCTGGAGCGGGCGTCCGACGCCTCCCCGGAGAGCGGCTGGATCCGCACCTGGCTGGACACCGTCCTGGACATCCCGTGGAACGAGCGCACCGAGGACGCGTACGACATCGCGGGCGCGCGGGCGATCCTGGACGCCGACCACGCGGGCCTGGACGACGTCAAGGAGCGGATCATCGAGTACCTGGCCGTCCGCAAGCGGCGCACCGACCGGGGCCTCGGGGTCGTGGGCGGACGGCGTTCGGGGGCCGTGCTCGCGCTGACCGGGCCTCCCGGGGTCGGCAAGACGTCCCTCGGCGAGTCCGTGGCCCGCGCCATGGGCCGAAAGTTCGTGCGGGTCGCGCTCGGCGGCGTCCGGGACGAGGCGGAGATCCGCGGCCACCGGCGCACCTACGTCGGCGCGCTGCCCGGCCGGATCGTGCGGGCGATCCGCGAGTCCGGCTCGATGAACCCGGTCGTGCTGCTGGACGAGATCGACAAGGTGGGCGCGGACTACCGGGGCGACCCGACCGCCGCGCTGCTGGAGGTGCTGGACCCGGCGCAGAACCACACGTTCCGGGACCACTACCTGGAGGTGGAGCTCGACCTGTCGGACGTGCTGTTCCTCGCGACCGCGAACGTGCTGGAGTCCATCCCCGGACCGCTGCTGGACCGCATGGAGCTGGTGGAGCTCGACGGCTACACCGAGGACGAGAAGATCACCATCGCCCGCGACCACCTGCTGCCCCGCCAACTGGAGAAGGCGGGCCTGGAGCCGAACGAGGCGACGTTCGACGAGGCGGCGCTGCGGCTGCTGGCGGGCGAGTACACCCGCGAGGCCGGGGTCCGCTCGTTGGAGCGGGCGATCGCCCGGGTGCTGCGGAAGGTCACCGCGAACGTGGCGTTGGAGACGTCCGCGCTGCCCGTCGAGATCGGCGCCGCCGACCTGAAGGAGTACCTGGGCCGACCCCGGTTCACGCCGGAGATCGCGCTCGGCGAGTCCGAGCGGCGCACCGGCGTGCCCGGTGTGGCGACCGGCCTGGCGGTGACCGGAACGGGCGGTGACGTCCTCTACATCGAGGCGTCGCTGGCCGACCCGGAGACCGGCGACACGGGCGTGACGCTGACGGGCCAGCTCGGCGACGTGATGAAGGAGTCGGCGCGGATCGCGCTGAGCTACCTCCGGTCGCGGGGCGCCGAGCTGGAGCTGCCGGTCGGCGACCTGAAGGACCGCGGCGTCCACGTCCACGTGCCGGCCGGGGCGGTGCCCAAGGACGGTCCGAGCGCGGGTGTCACGATGACCACGGCGCTGGCGTCGCTGCTCTCGGGACGGCTCGTCCGCTCCGACGTGGCGATGACCGGGGAGGTCTCCCTCACGGGCCGGGTCCTGCCCATCGGCGGCGTCAAGCAGAAGCTGCTGGCCGCCCACCGCGCCGGGATCACCACCGTCCTCATCCCGAAGCGGAACGAGCCCGACCTGGACGACGTCCCGGCCGACGTCCTGGAGCAGCTCACGGTGTTCGCGGTGAGCGACGTCCGGGAGGTCCTGGAACTGGCCCTCGAACCGGCCACCCAGGCCGTCGTCGCGGCCTGA